AGGCATCGCGATCGTAAGTTTGATCTGTGCACTTTTAGCTTGATAATCCTGCATAAAAGATTCTGAAACTAATCTTAACTTATTTCTTAATAATAATTCCTTAAACCCTTTTCGGTGGAATTTTTTCTGTTTCAGATCCAGGATCAAAACCTTATATTCGTATTTTCCAAAATATCTCTCTTCCACCAGATCGAATAATACAAGGATGATCAAAGTTGCAACGGTAGTTAGAAATCCGGCAAAGTATAAACCTGCTCCAACAAGTAGACCGATCGCAGAAACAATCCAGATAGAAGCAGCGGTATTCAACCCCTTCACGGTTAGCCCGAACTTCATGATCGCACCCGCACATAAAAATCCGACTCCGGAAACTACCTGAGCCGCAATCCTAGAA
The DNA window shown above is from Leptospira neocaledonica and carries:
- a CDS encoding MgtC/SapB family protein, yielding MQEFLTILDSKTIDTITVSIRVGLIIFFAGAVGWNREGKNHGAGFRTHILIGLASTVLMLLSIFIPEFYSVVGGDPSRIAAQVVSGVGFLCAGAIMKFGLTVKGLNTAASIWIVSAIGLLVGAGLYFAGFLTTVATLIILVLFDLVEERYFGKYEYKVLILDLKQKKFHRKGFKELLLRNKLRLVSESFMQDYQAKSAQIKLTIAMPRDFDILKIVDEFRNLADVIKISIEST